One Aphidius gifuensis isolate YNYX2018 linkage group LG5, ASM1490517v1, whole genome shotgun sequence genomic region harbors:
- the LOC122856147 gene encoding A disintegrin and metalloproteinase with thrombospondin motifs 18-like → MMLFPSLLAFLFLILVANISDAVPVNTTTSVSELTPVIEVLCVVDYSTYRLHSEGKNPTKVEESMKYYYSAFWKTVDIYFQQLNIKIVLKDVIIARNKFEDNHYLKVNKNRIGTNGLSFDLLNTFGKHLYYNKSLHNHDIAVYITQFDICQDVKANNSCEVKKDVITFKNEICKIKHDISMSHSVAMITDKKNIFTGIRNAVFAIGNLLGISKDGEYGAKKCKSEHGYFMSGNIDFASPYKFQWSKCSINSIKKTLKSLSSSDTLSCLFKKSKKKEINLSKAPLPGQLIPIDDYCEQITSYKSRIYTSYQCTELACRYGDDDESIIKGPAIEGSWCWDQKRCSLGKCVDYGLSDDQRFWNDFDELYIPKPI, encoded by the exons atgatgTTGTTTCCATCATTATTGGcatttttgtttcttataCTTGTTGCCAATATTTCTGATGCCGTACCCGTTAACACAACAACAAGTGTATCGGAATTAACACCTGTAATTGAAGTATTGTGTGTTGTTGATTATTCTACATACCG GCTGCACAGTGAAGGCAAGAATCCAACCAAGGTTGAGgaatcaatgaaatattattactcAGCATTCTGGAAAACtgtagatatttattttcaacaactgaatattaaaattgttctCAAAGATGTCATTATAGCACGT AATAAATTCGAAGATAATCATTATctcaaagtaaataaaaatcgtATTGGCACAAATGGATTGAGTTTTGATTTGTTAAATACTTTTGGAAAACAtctttattacaacaaaagtTTACATAATCATGATATTGCTGTATATATAACTCa atttGATATTTGCCAAGATGTCAAGGCAAATAATTCTTGTGAAGTTAAAAAAgatg ttatcacattcaaaaatgaaatttgCAAAATTAAGCATGACATAAGTATGTCTCATTCTGTTGCAATGAttacagacaaaaaaaatattttcacaggCATAAGAAATGCAGTATTTGCAATTGGAAATTT ATTGGGTATATCAAAAGATGGTGAATATGGagcaaaaaaatgtaaatcagAGCATGGATACTTCATGTCAGGCAATATTGATTTTGCATCACCTTATAAATTCCAGTGGTCAAAATGCAGTATAAATTCcatcaaaaaaacattgaagTCTTTGTCATCATCCGACACATTGTCATGTCTTTTTaagaagtcaaaaaaaaaggaaataaatttatcaaaagctCCATTGCCAGGACAATTGATaccaattgatgattattgTGAACAAATAACCAGCTACAAATCACGTATT tatACTAGTTATCAATGCACTGAACTAGCTTGTCGTTATGgggatgatgatgaatcaataATCAAAGGACCAGCTATTGAAGGATCATGGTGTTGGGatcaaaaa cgATGCTCTTTAGGTAAATGTGTTGATTACGGTTTGTCAGATGATCAACGATTTTGGAATGACTTTGATGAACTATACATTCCCAaaccaatttaa